One window of the Rhipicephalus microplus isolate Deutch F79 chromosome 2, USDA_Rmic, whole genome shotgun sequence genome contains the following:
- the LOC119170387 gene encoding coiled-coil domain-containing protein 43 yields MAAVHGDFELWLTDKLRALNIDPDVFGSYITGILEGNETEDEKSEALQGILTEVCEDALCDVKDEIFNKWSEYNERPAEGDVRVDDEQGKYNVEAKLVSLMEEQAKSVVAEKNLSVEEQKLRQAILAQYGEVSDGEEEVVTKSSTESVVAPPATSGAAHKEHYVPKLLARNTNAENVAQAEKEKREHSKQEHERKKAQDKLNREKQKQQAQERKDKERKRTQKGERRR; encoded by the exons ATGGCGGCTGTGCACGGTGATTTCGAACTCTGGCTGACCGACAAGTTGCGAGCCCTGAACATCGATCCGGACGTGTTTGGGAGCTACATCACGGGCATACTCGAAGGCAACGAGACGGAGGACGAGAAATCCGAGGCGCTCCAAGGCATCCTCACAGAAGTTTGC GAGGATGCACTGTGCGACGTGAAAGACGAGATATTTAACAAGTGGTCCGAATATAACGAGCGGCCAGCCGAGGGAGATGTGCGGGTGGATGACGAACAAG GGAAATACAACGTCGAAGCGAAGCTAGTGAGTCTCATGGAGGAACAGGCCAAGTCTGTTGTCGCCGAAAAAAACCTATCCGTGGAGGAACAAAAATTACGACAAGCCATTCTTGCGCAGTACGGTGAAGTCTCCGATGGAGAAGA GGAAGTGGTAACAAAGTCATCTACAGAATCGGTGGTGGCTCCTCCTGCGACTTCTGGAGCAGCCCACAAGGAACATTACGTTCCAAAAT TGCTTGCGAGGAACACTAACGCCGAGAATGTCGCCCAGGCCGAGAAGGAGAAGCGAGAGCATAGCAAGCAAGAGCATGAGCGCAAGAAAGCGCAGGACAAGCTGAACCGCGAGAAACAGAAGCAGCAGGCACAAGAGCGCAAGGACAAAGAGCGCAAACGCACTCAGAAGGGCGAGCGGCGCCGGTAG